The window TCCCAAATTCCTTCTGATTATGATGTAATTGCCAAAAGAGTCCAATGCTGTTGTAGAAACCTAGCTAGAAAGTGATGCGCCACCTCCACTTGGACCCATAGACCTTGTGTGACCTAGTTATTAGCCTCAATGCCAAAAAAGTCTATGAGAAAGTAGTTAAAAATAAACACTTCTACTAGAAAGTAGTTTGAAATAAACTCTTCCTCTTTTCTCTGGGTCGGGCAAGTTTGTTGCCAGCACGTACACCCTGAATGCACTTCGTGTTCGAGAAGATCATGAAACCCTAAGTTACATTTTATTTGTGTGTNNNNNNNNNNNNNNNNNNNNNNNNNNNNNNNNNNNNNNNNNNNNNNNNNNNNNNNNNNNNNNNNNNNNNNNNNNNNNNNNNNNNNNNNNNNNNNNNNNNNNNNNNNNNNNNNNNNNNNNNNNNNNNNNNNNNNNNNNNNNNNNNNNNNNNNNNNNNNNNNNNNNNNNNNNNNNNNNNNNNNNNNNNNNNNNNNNNNNNNNNNNNNNNNNNNNNNNNNNNNNNNNNNNNNNNNNNNNNNNNNNNNNNNNNNNNNNNNNNNNNNNNNNNNNNNNNNNNNNNNNNNNNNNNNNNNNNNGAGTTGAAAACAAAATCACTGTTCATGTACTAGTCTCTTCATCTAGACATCTTCTCCTGCTCATATTCGTGTACATGATGAGTTGAGAACAAAATCAGAAGGCTTCGTTGACTAAAACAAgtgctccctccgatccaaaatgaGAATCAcaattttgaactaagattcaattTTAGTTCAAAACCGTGACACTTATTTGGGTCGGATGGAGTAAGAACTATCAATTCATTGATCATGAAACTAACAATACATATGACTTGCATGGCAGATGTGGCACCCACATATATGGTTCAAAAATACTGCAGAAAACACAATTATTCAGGTAAGAACAAGAGGAGAGCATAAAAATCGTCTCCTCTTCCAGAACCTTTATTAGGAACCCTAAAGCCATACACAACACAACTAAAGATGCAGGAAACAACTGATGAGCACTAGCTATCTAATGTCTAAAACTCATCTTAGAATCATCACGGAAGGATCTACAAGGATGGAGAATCAAATATAGCCCATCTTTGTCCCAGCCTATAAAATGCAGCTGGGGGCTTCCTTGCGATTTTCAGGAGAAAATCGATCAGAGAGAAAAGAAAAGATTGTGAGATGTTCCTGCGATGTGATGATGCCACAAGCTATCTGTTAAAAATCTGCAGCCTGTGTGCATCTCACAGCGTAGGTAGGTTCTGTGTGTGAGATGTTCAGAGATGGGTATGCGTGTCTAGTCCTTCCACATGAAGGGAGGACGGGGAGGAACAGGAGAAGGGGGAGCGGCACAGGCCGTGCCTGTCCCTGCCGCCGGTGCCACGTGGGCTTCCGGCGCAGTGGGGACGTAATCCATGCCGGCCTGATCACCGGCGAAGCGAGACTGGAGTAAGAGGCCATGAGCGCTGTCCATGTCGTAGTCCCAGACAGAGCTGCCCGGGCCCCACGCGCTGAACCATGCGTCGTCGGCGGGGCCCCAGAGGCCGCCGGGGGTCACTGGAGCCTGCTGCATCATGGCCGTGCTGCCGTCGCTGCATTGTTGCTCTGCATTCTGGAGTTCAGGATTTTGCTCTGGTTCCGGGAGGACGTCCTGCTCTGCTGCGGAGAGCAGAGGTTTCTGTCCAATGTTCGCTTGCTCGTCCGTGTGCTGTTGCTGCTGTTCACGCTGGTGCAGCAGCTGAGCTTGCTGCGCATGGGTTTCGTCCGGCGTCGGCGGAGCGGacgtggaggaggaggaagccgacgcCGCGGCGCTGGCGCTGGTGCGGCCGCTGCCGCCCGAGCGGCCTTTGCCGAGGAAGAGGTCAGGGAAGTTGAGCCGCGCGTTCTCGCCGCGCAGCTTGAAGGCTTCGCGATCGTACGCCATGGCGGCGTCCTcggcggtgtcgaaggtgccgagccACAGGCGCGTGCGGTTCCGCGGCAGGCGGATCTCCGCCACCCACTTCCCCCAGTGACGCTGGCGCACGCCGCGGTACAGCTTGGCCGGGCCAGGCGGCCGCAGCAGGTGCTGGTACAGCGCCGGCGGCACGACCCCGCCAAGCACGCCTCGCGGGCTCAGGTTCAGGGCCGCGCTCCAGTAGCGTAGCGCCTCCGGCGCCATGTACTGCGGCGGGATCAAGGCGGCCGCCGCCtcgaactgctgctgctgctgggcatCGCCGAAGGATATCATCTGCGGATGCTGCGAAggtgtgtgctgctgctgctggagctgcTGCGGCAGCATCGGCTGTTGGTACAAGCTGGAGGAGTACCGCAACAGCTGCAGGAGCCTCGGGGCCGCCGCGGGGGACGGATCGTACGCGAACGGGAATATCTGCCGCGTCGACGACGCGTAGGGCGGCAAGGACGTCGCGGGCGGCGAGAGGGGGTTGGAAACAGAGGAGGAGTCAGGGGAAGCGGGAGCCGACGACAGCGAGGACACGGAGCGGCGGAGGCGGCAGTCGGGGCTCCGCATCTTCTTCAGTGGCGGGAGCAATGCAGCCGCCGGCGCGTCTTCTAAAACCGGCGccagctgctgctgcttctccgCCGCCGAGCTCGCGGCCTTCCCCTTCCATCTCCGCTCGCGCCGGCCCCCACTATCCGCCGCATCCATTCCAACAACTCGCTCAACCGCGCGAATCCTCCGGTTGAATTtaacccggccgccgccgccgcccaagcaACTCACGTACGAACTGTACAAAGCTGCGTGGCGAACGAGGGAAGCTGCGGGGCGCGCGTGCGCGGGGGAGGAGGGGAGCCAATGGGGCGCGTGGTTCTGATCTGATTTGGGGAGATCGGCCGGCCGCGACGGGCTTATAAAGGTGGGCGGGCGAGATATTTTTGGAGAGCTCGGGGATGTTCCACGGGGGTGAAAACGAAAAAGGCAGTTGTAGTTGTGTGGCGCGAACGGGTCGTGGACGGTGGTCGGGCCCCACGCGCATTGACCCGTCAGCGCGCCCCGCCCCGGCGCCACGGCGGACCTCGCGATGCGTGCGACGGCCGGCGGAGCCCCGCACGGATCGCGAGGCGTGCGCTGGAACGCGGACGTAGCTTTCGGTTTGGTGCCGCGGCTTTGCACGGACGGCACTGCCCTTGGAGTGATCCGTCCGTTGCTTTCCTTGCACTACAATCCCATCTCGGCTGGGGCCCCATTCTTCTCCACTGCCAAAATCGCATTCTTGCTGGCAGGCTGACCGGGTTGGAGAATGCCTATCACTTCCAGTTGTTAAGCTGGTACAATATTCCGACGTTTTTTTCTTCCAATCATTGAGTACTGTTTGCTCCATCTGCAATCAACGAGAGGAGCCCTGGTGTATGGTTTGCAGACGACGCAGGACTGGCGGAAGATCTTTGCATTTGTTACGGAGTACTACTAAAAACAATTGCATGCATGATTAGGCTTATGCGAGGGCTGCATATGCCGAAAGGGCAGTGGATTAGCTATACTTTAACTAGTGAACCAATCGGCTTATCGTTTCAGAAAAGAACTGGCTGAGGAATTCCCCCCTACTTTAACTAGGAATCTGATGCATGTTCGGTGATGTACTGCTGGGAATGGTGTGAAAGGCGTTTTGGGATGTTGATTCCGAAGGTTG is drawn from Triticum dicoccoides isolate Atlit2015 ecotype Zavitan chromosome 6B, WEW_v2.0, whole genome shotgun sequence and contains these coding sequences:
- the LOC119325858 gene encoding ethylene-responsive transcription factor ERF054-like, whose translation is MDAADSGGRRERRWKGKAASSAAEKQQQLAPVLEDAPAAALLPPLKKMRSPDCRLRRSVSSLSSAPASPDSSSVSNPLSPPATSLPPYASSTRQIFPFAYDPSPAAAPRLLQLLRYSSSLYQQPMLPQQLQQQQHTPSQHPQMISFGDAQQQQQFEAAAALIPPQYMAPEALRYWSAALNLSPRGVLGGVVPPALYQHLLRPPGPAKLYRGVRQRHWGKWVAEIRLPRNRTRLWLGTFDTAEDAAMAYDREAFKLRGENARLNFPDLFLGKGRSGGSGRTSASAAASASSSSTSAPPTPDETHAQQAQLLHQREQQQQHTDEQANIGQKPLLSAAEQDVLPEPEQNPELQNAEQQCSDGSTAMMQQAPVTPGGLWGPADDAWFSAWGPGSSVWDYDMDSAHGLLLQSRFAGDQAGMDYVPTAPEAHVAPAAGTGTACAAPPSPVPPRPPFMWKD